One Dokdonia sp. Dokd-P16 genomic window carries:
- the ftsH gene encoding ATP-dependent zinc metalloprotease FtsH, translating into MAKEEKNAGGTPPNKPKFSSYWIYGLIVIIFIAISMLTGSSGLGEAQKTSLYQFEEYLEAGDVARVEIVNKNSVKVYLTKEAEAKEVHNKGRATGFLKPSAGAPDYRFEIGDLQNFENDINTTIDENNLDTRVSYETEGDMWGLVASFLPFILIIGLWIFIMRRMSSGGGGGPGGQIFNIGKSKAKLFDEKTDVKTTFKDVAGLEGAKEEIQEIVDFLKNPEKYTSLGGKIPKGALLVGQPGTGKTLLAKAVAGEAKVPFFSLSGSDFVEMFVGVGASRVRDLFKQAKEKSPAIIFIDEIDAIGRARGKNNFSGGNDERENTLNQLLTEMDGFGTNTNVIVLAATNRADVLDKALMRAGRFDRQIYVDLPDVRERKEIFEVHLRPLKKVDDELDVDFLAKQTPGFSGADIANMCNEAALIAARKGSKAVGKQDFLDAVDRIVGGLEKKNKIITPDEKRAIAFHEAGHATVSWMLEHAAPLVKVTIVPRGQSLGAAWYLPEERLIVRPEQMLDEMCAALGGRAAEKVIFNKISTGALSDLEKVTKQARMMVTVYGLNDKVGNLTYYDSTGQSDSSFTKPYSEQTAEIIDKEISNIIEGQYQRAIDLLTKEKEKLTQLAEYLLDKEVIFKDNLEEIFGKRAFGNVEIEEASEASEDSETKPLV; encoded by the coding sequence ATGGCTAAAGAAGAAAAGAATGCAGGTGGTACTCCGCCTAATAAACCTAAGTTTAGTTCTTACTGGATATACGGTTTAATAGTTATAATATTTATTGCAATCAGTATGCTTACTGGTAGCTCTGGGTTAGGTGAAGCGCAGAAAACTTCTCTTTACCAATTTGAAGAATACCTTGAAGCTGGTGATGTTGCCCGTGTAGAGATTGTAAATAAAAACTCTGTAAAGGTTTATCTTACTAAAGAAGCCGAAGCAAAGGAAGTTCACAATAAAGGACGAGCTACAGGTTTTTTAAAACCATCTGCCGGTGCTCCAGACTATCGTTTTGAAATAGGAGATCTACAGAATTTTGAAAATGATATCAACACAACGATTGATGAAAACAACCTAGACACTAGAGTTTCTTATGAGACGGAAGGTGATATGTGGGGGCTTGTTGCTAGTTTTCTTCCTTTCATACTTATCATAGGACTTTGGATTTTTATCATGAGACGTATGTCTTCTGGTGGAGGAGGAGGGCCTGGAGGTCAGATTTTTAACATAGGTAAGTCAAAGGCTAAATTATTTGACGAGAAAACCGATGTTAAGACTACATTTAAAGACGTAGCAGGACTTGAAGGAGCAAAAGAAGAAATACAAGAGATTGTAGATTTCTTGAAGAACCCAGAGAAGTATACAAGTTTAGGAGGTAAGATTCCTAAAGGCGCACTTTTAGTAGGACAACCAGGTACGGGTAAAACATTACTAGCAAAGGCAGTTGCAGGAGAAGCAAAGGTTCCTTTCTTCTCATTGTCAGGATCAGACTTCGTAGAGATGTTTGTAGGTGTGGGTGCTTCGCGTGTGCGTGATTTATTCAAACAAGCAAAAGAAAAATCTCCAGCTATAATATTTATAGATGAGATTGATGCAATAGGTCGCGCTCGTGGAAAAAACAACTTTTCTGGAGGTAATGATGAGCGTGAGAATACACTTAACCAACTTCTAACAGAGATGGATGGTTTTGGTACTAATACAAATGTGATTGTACTTGCTGCGACAAACAGAGCAGACGTTCTTGATAAAGCCTTAATGCGTGCAGGTCGATTTGATCGACAGATTTATGTAGATCTTCCAGATGTGCGTGAACGTAAAGAGATTTTTGAAGTTCACCTTCGTCCATTAAAAAAGGTAGATGATGAGCTTGATGTTGATTTTCTTGCAAAGCAAACTCCAGGTTTCTCTGGAGCAGATATTGCAAACATGTGTAACGAAGCTGCACTTATTGCTGCTCGTAAAGGAAGTAAAGCAGTAGGTAAGCAAGATTTCTTAGATGCGGTAGATCGTATTGTAGGAGGACTTGAAAAGAAAAATAAAATTATCACACCAGACGAAAAGCGCGCAATTGCTTTTCATGAAGCAGGACACGCTACAGTGAGCTGGATGCTTGAGCATGCTGCACCACTTGTAAAAGTGACTATTGTTCCTCGTGGGCAATCATTAGGAGCGGCTTGGTATTTACCAGAAGAGCGTCTTATCGTTCGTCCAGAACAAATGCTAGACGAAATGTGTGCTGCCTTGGGAGGTAGAGCAGCAGAAAAGGTAATCTTTAACAAGATATCCACTGGAGCTTTAAGTGATCTTGAGAAAGTAACTAAGCAGGCTAGAATGATGGTTACTGTTTATGGATTAAATGATAAAGTAGGTAACCTTACTTATTATGATTCTACAGGTCAATCAGATAGTAGTTTTACAAAACCCTATAGTGAGCAGACAGCAGAAATAATTGATAAAGAAATCTCTAATATTATAGAGGGGCAATATCAAAGAGCTATCGATTTACTTACTAAAGAAAAAGAAAAGCTTACCCAACTAGCAGAATATCTTCTTGATAAAGAAGTAATTTTTAAAGATAACTTAGAGGAGATTTTTGGAAAACGTGCTTTTGGAAATGTCGAAATTGAAGAAGCTTCTGAAGCTTCTGAAGATTCTGAAACTAAGCCATTAGTCTAG
- the rsfS gene encoding ribosome silencing factor, producing MVNKEKNTDQLIAKIVEGIEDVKGQNIDILDLRDIENTVCDYFIICDGTSNTQVGAIVSSIQKTASKALQEKAWHIEGMENQEWVLMDYVNVVVHVFQKHIREFYDIESLWGDAKITTIPSDY from the coding sequence ATGGTAAATAAGGAAAAGAATACAGATCAATTAATTGCTAAGATTGTCGAGGGAATTGAAGATGTGAAGGGACAGAATATTGATATACTGGATCTTAGAGATATAGAAAATACGGTTTGTGATTATTTTATCATATGTGATGGAACATCAAATACCCAAGTGGGAGCTATCGTAAGTTCTATCCAAAAGACTGCTAGTAAAGCTTTGCAAGAAAAAGCATGGCATATCGAGGGTATGGAAAATCAAGAATGGGTGCTTATGGACTACGTGAACGTAGTCGTGCATGTCTTTCAAAAGCACATACGTGAATTCTATGATATAGAGAGTCTTTGGGGTGATGCTAAGATTACTACAATCCCGTCAGATTATTAA
- a CDS encoding biotin--[acetyl-CoA-carboxylase] ligase, whose product MRIDKLHTIDSTNDYLKRISKEENAEEDIVVWALEQTAGRGQMGTQWQTESGKNLTFSVFRKVKRITINEQFYALMAASLAVKDVLSKLLIKNVRVKWPNDILTDNDKICGILIESVIKGGQLDAMILGVGLNVNQTHWENVPRATSIKSRTGIHFELEEILSLLLKRFHHYVDLLLKGEFNTIKNDYEAHLFKKDKPATFISVGGRQFVGIIKGVSESGKLLLQEENDIVNEYDLKELQLLY is encoded by the coding sequence ATGCGCATAGACAAACTTCATACCATTGACTCGACTAATGATTACCTCAAACGTATTTCCAAAGAAGAAAACGCAGAGGAAGACATTGTAGTCTGGGCATTAGAACAAACTGCTGGACGTGGGCAGATGGGTACTCAATGGCAAACAGAGAGTGGTAAAAACCTAACCTTCAGTGTCTTTAGAAAAGTAAAGCGAATTACCATTAACGAGCAATTTTATGCACTTATGGCAGCTTCTCTCGCCGTAAAAGATGTTTTATCTAAACTTCTTATAAAAAATGTTCGTGTAAAATGGCCTAACGACATATTGACAGATAACGACAAAATATGCGGCATACTTATAGAAAGTGTCATAAAAGGCGGGCAACTTGACGCAATGATCTTAGGCGTAGGACTTAATGTAAATCAGACACATTGGGAGAATGTACCTCGCGCTACCTCTATAAAATCTAGAACTGGGATTCATTTTGAGCTAGAAGAAATTTTATCGCTACTACTTAAGAGATTTCATCACTATGTTGACCTACTTCTCAAAGGAGAATTCAACACCATCAAAAATGACTACGAAGCTCACTTATTTAAAAAAGATAAACCTGCTACTTTTATTTCGGTAGGTGGACGTCAGTTTGTTGGGATAATCAAAGGTGTTTCAGAGTCTGGAAAACTTCTGCTTCAAGAAGAAAATGATATTGTAAATGAGTACGATCTCAAGGAACTTCAATTATTATATTAA